One stretch of Oncorhynchus tshawytscha isolate Ot180627B linkage group LG21, Otsh_v2.0, whole genome shotgun sequence DNA includes these proteins:
- the LOC112221194 gene encoding proheparin-binding EGF-like growth factor — MRILRVALLLVHAFVVSRLVSGAVVDRYESEKPPQHTAFINLLDVLSDRRMEGGREKSHHGVEGPVLEDEEYYDYYHEDEEDASGEYEVELPRVALSTKPKDPSAILEAERSEGKRRRGGKGRKKGKGKKRNPCLKKYKDFCIHGSCHYLRDIKAPSCICRPSYSGERCHLFTLASEGRDVGGYSRTTALAVVAVVLSSVCLTIIGLLLVLRFHKRGAYDIEHEEKVKLGSAPNH, encoded by the exons ATGAGGATTCTACGAGTTGCGCTCCTGCTCGTCCATGCCTTTG TGGTCTCGAGGTTGGTGAGCGGAGCTGTGGTGGACAGGTATGAGAGTGAGAAGCCACCGCAGCACACAGCATTTATCAACCTGTTGGATGTCCTGAGcgacagaaggatggagggagggagggagaagagtcaTCACGGCGTGGAGGGTCCAGTGTTGGAGGATGAGGAGTACTATGATTACTACCATGAAGATGAAGAAGATGCCTCAGGGGAATATGAGGTGGAATTACCTCGAG TTGCATTGTCGACTAAACCTAAAGACCCATCGGCCATCTTGGAAGCTGAGAGGagtgaagggaagaggaggagaggtggaaaggggaggaagaagggaaagggaaagaagAGGAACCCTTGTCTGAAGAAGTATAAGGACTTCTGTATCCATGGCAGCTGTCATTACCTGAGGGACATCAAAGCTCCGTCATGCAT ATGTCGTCCCAGCTACTCTGGGGAGCGGTGTCACCTGTTCACACTGGCTTCAGAGGGGAGGGACGTGGGAGGATACAGCCGGACCACAGCTCTGGCTGTGGTGGCAGTGGtgttgtcctctgtctgtctcaccatcATAGGCCTGCTGCTGGTGCTCAG GTTTCACAAGCGAGGAGCGTACGACATAGAGCATGAGGAGAAGGTCAAACTGGGATCAGCACCCAACCATTGA